In a single window of the Micromonospora inositola genome:
- a CDS encoding ABC transporter permease: MSLSPVEGVALAEIESTGAGPEEKALVGRSPGQLVWSRLRRDRTALVSGIVLALFVLAALGAPMIQRIYGVSPNEQFGDLLDATGMPLGYVGGVNFDHWFGLEPGLGRDIFVRMIYGIRTSLLIALGAAVVTSTIGVVLGILAGYLGGVVDAVIGWITDVALAMPFLVFALAVVPTFSLRFYGPRDAVPTWFAVTTLIVVFAAFGWTGTARLVRGQVVSLREREFVDAARASGAGLGHMLFRQLLPNIWAPILVSFSLAVPAYVTGEAALSFLGVGLPESVPSFGRMIYRSIDYLQTDPAYVFFPGITIFALVLAFNLFGDALRDALDPKSSR; this comes from the coding sequence ATGAGCCTGTCCCCGGTCGAGGGCGTGGCACTGGCCGAGATCGAGTCCACCGGTGCGGGTCCCGAGGAGAAGGCGCTCGTCGGTCGCTCACCGGGCCAACTGGTCTGGAGCCGGCTGCGGCGCGACCGTACGGCGCTGGTCAGCGGTATCGTGCTGGCCCTGTTCGTCCTGGCGGCGTTGGGGGCGCCAATGATCCAGCGGATCTACGGGGTGTCGCCGAACGAGCAGTTCGGGGACCTGCTGGACGCCACCGGCATGCCCCTCGGCTACGTCGGCGGGGTCAACTTCGACCACTGGTTCGGGCTCGAACCCGGCCTGGGCCGGGACATCTTCGTCCGGATGATCTACGGCATCCGCACGTCGCTGCTGATCGCGCTCGGCGCCGCCGTGGTCACCTCGACGATCGGTGTGGTGCTCGGGATCCTCGCCGGTTACCTCGGCGGGGTGGTCGACGCGGTGATCGGTTGGATCACCGACGTCGCCTTGGCGATGCCGTTCCTCGTCTTCGCGCTGGCCGTGGTGCCGACGTTCTCGCTGCGCTTCTACGGCCCCCGGGACGCGGTGCCGACCTGGTTCGCGGTCACCACGTTGATCGTGGTCTTCGCCGCGTTCGGTTGGACCGGCACCGCCCGACTGGTACGCGGGCAGGTGGTGTCGCTGCGCGAGCGGGAGTTCGTGGATGCGGCCAGGGCCAGCGGCGCCGGGCTGGGACACATGCTCTTCCGGCAACTGTTGCCGAACATCTGGGCCCCGATCCTGGTGTCGTTCTCGCTAGCGGTGCCGGCGTACGTGACCGGCGAGGCGGCGCTGTCCTTCCTCGGCGTCGGGCTTCCCGAGTCGGTGCCCAGCTTCGGCCGGATGATCTACCGCAGCATCGACTACCTGCAGACCGACCCTGCCTACGTTTTCTTCCCCGGCATCACCATCTTCGCGCTCGTGCTGGCGTTCAACCTCTTCGGCGATGCGCTCCGCGACGCGCTCGATCCGAAGTCGTCACGGTAA
- a CDS encoding ABC transporter permease has translation MMRFLLKRLLLAVSVLLAVSIVSFLMFFALPRDPVTGMCPKNCNAERLERVRTELGLNDPKVEQYANYMKGIFVGRDLGSAQGGKCEAPCLGYSYVNSEAVSDTFARVLPVTLNVVLPAAVLWLALGVGLGMISALRRGSLLDRVSIGLTLTFASLQLYFVGAVLLLIFVYTLRILPTPRYTPIFDNPVEWARGLVLAWVTLALLFSAIYARLSRAQMLETLSEDFVRTARAKGMPKRQVYGRHALRAAITPIVTIAGLDVGGALGGTVITETTFGIQGLGRTAVEAVRQGDLPTIMATVLISALFVVIANVVVDLLYAFIDPRVRLG, from the coding sequence ATGATGCGCTTCCTGCTGAAGCGGCTGCTGCTGGCGGTCTCGGTGCTGCTGGCGGTGAGTATCGTCAGCTTCCTGATGTTCTTCGCGCTGCCCCGCGACCCGGTGACCGGCATGTGCCCGAAGAACTGCAACGCCGAACGCCTGGAACGGGTGCGTACCGAGCTGGGGTTGAACGACCCGAAGGTGGAGCAGTACGCCAACTACATGAAGGGCATCTTCGTCGGCCGCGACCTGGGCAGCGCGCAGGGCGGGAAGTGCGAGGCGCCCTGTCTCGGCTACTCCTACGTCAACAGCGAGGCGGTCAGCGACACCTTCGCCCGGGTGCTGCCGGTGACGTTGAATGTCGTCCTCCCGGCGGCGGTGCTGTGGCTCGCCCTCGGGGTGGGACTCGGCATGATCTCCGCGCTGCGGCGAGGTTCGCTGCTCGACCGTGTCTCGATCGGGCTTACCCTGACGTTCGCCTCGTTGCAGCTCTACTTCGTCGGCGCCGTGCTGTTGCTGATCTTCGTCTACACCCTGAGGATCCTGCCGACGCCGCGGTACACGCCCATCTTCGACAATCCGGTGGAGTGGGCGCGGGGACTGGTGCTGGCCTGGGTCACCCTGGCGCTGCTCTTCTCCGCGATCTACGCGCGGCTGTCCCGGGCGCAGATGCTGGAGACCCTTTCGGAGGACTTCGTTCGCACGGCCCGGGCGAAGGGCATGCCGAAGCGGCAGGTCTACGGCCGGCACGCGCTGCGGGCGGCCATCACGCCGATCGTGACGATCGCTGGCCTGGACGTGGGCGGCGCGCTCGGCGGCACGGTGATCACCGAGACCACCTTCGGCATCCAGGGGCTGGGTCGTACCGCGGTGGAGGCGGTCCGGCAGGGGGACCTGCCGACGATCATGGCCACCGTGCTGATCTCGGCCCTGTTCGTCGTGATCGCCAACGTCGTCGTCGACCTGCTCTACGCGTTCATCGATCCCCGGGTACGCCTCGGCTGA